The Microbacterium limosum sequence CCGCCCTCGCGGAGGGCGGCATGCAGCGACTGCGCGCTGACGAACCCACGGGAGCCGTCGAGCGCCGTGCGAACGGCGTCACGCTGCCACGTGTTGCGCTGGGCCATCTGCCACCTCCGAGAGCCGACCGCGAACGCGATCGCTCCCAAGTCTAGGACGGCGCACCTTGGCGGCGGCTGGACCGCCCCGCCCGCCTGCGGCCCGGCGCCGCGGCATCCGAGGGCTCTCAGGGAGCGCCGCGCCGCGCGCCGACGAGCCGGCAGACCAGGTAGATCGCGAAGGAGATCGTCGTGATGTACGGACTGACCGGCAGCGTGCCGGCGATCGCGAGCAGGATGCCGCCGACCGCCGAGACGACGCCGAACACGGCAGCCAGCGCCGGCACAGCGATCGGTCCCGACGCGATCCGCATGGCCGCCGCGGCGGGCGTCACGAGCAGGGCCATCACCAGCAGCGCGCCGATGATGTGCACCGCGACCGCGACGATCAGCCCGAGCAGCAGCATGAACGCGAACGAGACGGCGGTCGTCGGCACTCCTCGCGCGGCAGCCGACTGCGGGTCGAGCGAATCGAACCGCAGCGGGCGCCAGATCATGACGAGCCCCACGAGCACGAAGGCCCCGATCCCGATCAGCCATCCCAGCTGGTCGGACTGCACCGAGACGATCTGCCCCGTGAGGAGGCTGAAGCGGTTGGCCGTGCGGCCGTTGTAGAGCGACAGGAACAGGATGCCCAGGCCCAGGCCGAACGGCATCAGCACGCCGATGATCGAGTTGCGATCGCGGGCCCGGGCTCCGAGCCAGCCGATGATGCCCGCCGCGACGAGCGACCCGACGATCGAGCCCGTCACGACGTCCACGCCGATCAGCAGCGCGGCGGCCGCGCCCGCGAACGACAGCTCGCTGATGCCGTGCACGGCGAAGGCCATGTCCCGCTGCATGATGAAGACGCCGATGAGGCCGCCGACGAGACCGAGGACCGCGCCCGCGACGACCGAGTTCGACACGAGCGCGAGGATCTCGCCGTAGTAGGGCAGCCCGCCGAACATCGCCTCCCACACGTCGGCCCAGCTCATGCGTGGTCCCCGG is a genomic window containing:
- a CDS encoding metal ABC transporter permease — protein: MSWADVWEAMFGGLPYYGEILALVSNSVVAGAVLGLVGGLIGVFIMQRDMAFAVHGISELSFAGAAAALLIGVDVVTGSIVGSLVAAGIIGWLGARARDRNSIIGVLMPFGLGLGILFLSLYNGRTANRFSLLTGQIVSVQSDQLGWLIGIGAFVLVGLVMIWRPLRFDSLDPQSAAARGVPTTAVSFAFMLLLGLIVAVAVHIIGALLVMALLVTPAAAAMRIASGPIAVPALAAVFGVVSAVGGILLAIAGTLPVSPYITTISFAIYLVCRLVGARRGAP